Genomic segment of Abditibacteriaceae bacterium:
CGCAAAGAAAATGATGCTTTCGGCCACGCATTCATGCTGGCATCGATAGTAGTCGATGAGGCGCATTTCGCGCTGCGGGTCGCGGAACACGCCGTCGCTGGTGTGTTCGCGCGCAGCTTTGTCAGGAACTGCGGCTGTTTCAAAAGATATGTTTGGGTCGTTCCACGCGCTCTGCAAAGCGGAGACGTCCACATATTTGTCTTGGAGCCAATTGCGAAAATGCCGCTGCATAGCAACGCTCGCATCGGGCTCGTGGCTAATGAAACCCCAATAATGCCATTCGCCATAAACACCGCCCGCGACCTGCACTCCGGCCAGCGCATCACCTTCAGGTGTTTGCGAAAACTCGCGGCAAAAGCGACCGACCGCCGAACCGCATTCCTCGCGCCATTTTTGCGAAGCGAGACTAGTACGCGTTGGGTTGGCGGCGTCTTCTTCGAGTAGCCGGTAAAAACCGCCTTCGAGGTCGGGCATCGAATCGCCGTCGAAGTAGGTCGTATTTTCTTCGGGATATTTCCGCATCCACCATTTCGGCGGACGAACATGAAGACGCAGGAATATCGCGGCATCGGGACGCACTTCCAAGACGCCGCGAATCTGTTTCTGCGCGGTTTCCACCGAGAACGAACCATCCTCAAACCACAGGTGGTCGAGCGCCAGGTCGAGCTGAAACAGCATCACGCCCTGCGCGGCGAAGCGGCGGATGTTGTGTTGCGGCAACTCTTCCCACGACCAGCGTCCGCCGGGAACATCGGTCAGAGAATAAAAAACTGGCGATTGCGGCTGGTCGTTCAAGAAGAGAGTTGCTCGGTTGTTGTGCATGTGCACATGCGAAGAAATGGGTTTCATAGAGCGTGTTATGCACTTTTATAAACTTCGAGTATGGCACTCAAAGCATACCCCAGTGATGTGAGCGATGAAGAATGGGCGTTCGTCGCGCCCTATTTAACATTGATGAAAGAAGATGCGCCTCAACGTCAGCACGAACTGCGCGAAGTGTTCAACGC
This window contains:
- a CDS encoding transposase, producing the protein MALKAYPSDVSDEEWAFVAPYLTLMKEDAPQRQHELREVFNALRWMVRSGSPWRYLPHDFPRWDVVYQQTQRWLKAGVF